Sequence from the Triticum urartu cultivar G1812 unplaced genomic scaffold, Tu2.1 TuUngrouped_contig_5647, whole genome shotgun sequence genome:
AGCTAGGTAGCCTTATCCCATGCATGTAACCTTACTCATGCGATCAACTTAGTTGCTAACTCGCTAACCTTACTCctctcatgcatgcatgcgcTAATTCCAGGTTGCTTCAAGTCTCAGACTCACTCGACAGATCGGAGCTTACGCTTGTGTAAGCTTGATCGATCCGTCGATCATGGCATCCGGCCTCCGTTGAAGGACGAAGCCGACTTCATCTCGGCCTCCAAGGAACTCATGTCGCTGCTGCTCTGATGGTGGTCTCCTCTCGGTGTCGATATCCCGCGCACGATGCCGCCTCCGCCCACGCCAAGAAAGTCCCGCGTcatgtcgccgccgccgccgccgccagcaccACCACCGTTGCCACCAACACCACCTCCTCCCTGGCTGAATTTCACCTCGTGCTGATCCATGTCGCACATCCTTGGATCAAACATCCCGGCGGGACCGCCGTTAGCGCCGCCAAACATCGCCGCGGCATTGACGCCGCCGCCAGCAGCCAGAGAGTTCATCAGCTCGTTCAGGTTCGCATCGTTCTGGTCCATCTGCTGCTGCGGTGTCCCCTGTCGCCCGTGCGGCGAAGAGCCCACGAAGCCCCGGAACATGGACGCCGCGCCGTTGGGGCTGGAGGTCGCGCCCATCTGCGCCGCCTTCTGGAGCAGTGCGGTCGCAGACATCTGAGGCAGCATGGGCGCCTGGTCGTTGTACATCCCAGCCTGCGAAATGTGATCACCACCAACAAAGTTCCCGCCGAAAATCGCCGCTGCTGATACCTCAGAGCCACCGCCGCCAGCTCCGCCGCTGAACTGGTCGTTGCTCATCATTCCCTGGCTTGCATGCTCATGACTAGACCCGGAGCTATTGCCATTGTTGGAGAAGAAGCCCAGGTTGAAGAGGCCATGGCCCGAAGAGGCGGGCCCTCCCGCACCATTGCCCTGGAGGTCTGGGAGCTGCATGAGGCCATGGAACGGCTTGGACTGCAGGTAGGAGTGTGACCCATTGCCCGCCTCGTCCCCGAAATCCTGCCCCGGCGCCGCGTTGAGGAAGAAGGCCGACTGGGGCTGCTGCTGAGGCGGGCGGAACGCTGACGCGCCAGAGGGCGACAGGAGGTGGTCGAGGCGCGCGGCGAGGGGTGGTGGTGACCGTCATGCTGCAGGGTGGAGTTGAGGTGGGATCCCACCTGGGACAGGCTCAGCGCCATGTTGCCAGCGTTAGTAGCCCCGTAGAGGTGGCTGGTGAGGCTGCTCAGGCTCGTCGGCGGCAGCCTGGCGCTCTCCTGCGCCAGGGCGTCGCAGAAGGCCCTGTGGGTGATGAAGCTGTCCCTCCTGCATACAATAACACAACAGAAAATAATCAGAAACACGATAAACATCAGCACACCACACCACCACCATCAGTCACATGTCGTCATGTGCTCTCACACCACACCACACTGCCATGGTCTCTGCTCGATCTGCAACTTAGGTCAGAGCGCAGGCAGCGCCGTCGCATGCCAATGCATGGGCCGTGCAGTAAAAGGGAACAGTAAAGTTGATGTGAGAAGAGCTTGAGAAGCCTGAAAAGCGAACAGCGCCCTGCACCGGGCTGCATGGCGACGACGCATGCATGACACGCTGGAAGGGGGCGCACGCCCCGAGGCGAGCTAGCGGCATCTCGGGCTAAGATATTGTTTTCTGATCGACATGTGAGCACTGCGCAACTGGGCCGCGGGACGGGACGAGGACGGACCGACTGTGCTACTGAATGTTGTGTTTGTAGTAGCTGGTATCCCATGCATCTGAACAGTGCCATTCCCAGTGTCCATAGCTGCTACAGCGACAGGGTGCGCATCTCCCCCTTGTGCACCAGCCATGTCACAGTAAAAGAAAGAAACAGCTTGCAAATGTGGTGGCCGTGGTTTTTATCTCTGTTCAAGTAACATATGTTTCCAAAGGAGGAATAGGGTTTGACTATTATCGCTTGTGTACCACCACACCTTGCTGTCCAAAGATCGACTAGTGCTAAAATTAGGAAACTGGTAGCATGGGTCAAAGGTGTTGGGTATAGTATGaatccatgcatgcatgcaccacaaagcaagcccaagatcccagaaaTCGATGTGTGTCAATCAAGGGAGAGGCCGCGCCGGGGGAAAGGAGAAATCtcatcatagcttgccatgctACGCCTCTCATAGGTTCCCACTAGTAGGAAGCT
This genomic interval carries:
- the LOC125529506 gene encoding LOW QUALITY PROTEIN: protein indeterminate-domain 4, chloroplastic-like (The sequence of the model RefSeq protein was modified relative to this genomic sequence to represent the inferred CDS: inserted 1 base in 1 codon; added 587 bases not found in genome assembly), whose protein sequence is MASNSSAAAAAAFFGMRDGDQQDQMKPLISQQQQQQQQHQQHQLAAVALSGAGSAAPAASSQGAPAAAPPAKKKRTLPDPDAEVIALSPKTLMATNRFVCEVCNKGFQREQNLQLHRRGHNLPWKLKQKNPNQVQRRRVYLCPEPTCVHHDPSRALGDLTGIKKHFCRKHGEKKWKCDKCSKRYAVQSDWKAHSKICGTREYRCDCGTLFSRRDSFITHRAFCDALAQESARLPPTSLSSLTSHLYGATNAGNMALSLSQVGSHLNSTLQHDGHHHXLAARLDHLLSPSGASAFRPPQQQPQSAFFLNAAPGQDFGDEAGNGSHSYLQSKPFHGLMQLPDLQGNGAGGPASSGHGLFNLGFFSNNGNSSGSSHEHASQGMMSNDQFSGGAGGGGSEVSAAAIFGGNFVGGDHISQAGMYNDQAPMLPQMSATALLQKAAQMGATSSPNGAASMFRGFVGSSPHGRQGTPQQQMDQNDANLNELMNSLAAGGGVNAAAMFGGANGGPAGMFDPRMCDMDQHEVKFSQGGGGVGGNGGGAGGGGGGDMTRDFLGVGGGGIVRGISTPRGDHHQSSSDMSSLEAEMKSASSFNGGRMP